The following nucleotide sequence is from Trifolium pratense cultivar HEN17-A07 linkage group LG2, ARS_RC_1.1, whole genome shotgun sequence.
ttctttcttcttttagtCAACGTATTTTCCGCGcacaattgtaaaataaaaaaatcaatcttctaaaataattgaaattattTAAGAATTTGAGTTatctacaaatatttttttatacgcAGATCACTCATGTATAATTAAAAGATCACCTGTCACATGTTGGtgacttttgtttgtttttgtttaagaACTCAAATTTAcatctaaattattttattggtggtccttaatataagaaacaaattattttttaaatttattaaattaaaagtatATGGTCTATAATACATTTAGatatatttattattcaattaatctataaagtaattaaattatttcttatattaaagattAGAAAGAGTAATTTAACAATTCCTTCGTTGAGGGATGTGTTCTAAGTACCAGAACAAGGCTCAAAATATAGTAATAAAATGCTTAAACACATCAAAGAGAAACTTCTATTATATTAtactccattttttattttattttgtggtaTAAAAAATTAAGGTGAGGAGATGGTATCCCTCGAGACAAGTTAGAGAAGACTTTAGAGCtcttaaaacaacaaaaacactAGCCGGACTCTCTTTTATACTCCATTCTCACGGaacattataatttttactttttatttttatttttttaattgcatTATAACTCTtactaataaattaataaacagATTTTAAGCGCAATAAATCCTAGCCccctttttgttttcttcttctaatCACAGTTCTTGCTAactaacaatattaatattattactaGGCAGGAACCTTCATCTGAGTTGCAATCTAAAATCTCACACTCATGTTTGAGTTCATTTCATTTCGGCTAactaacaaaagataaataaatgtataatatttatatatattttttatggaaaGCCATGCATATCTCCTTTTATAAACtcattaattttgaattgatGATATATATGATTGTCAAAATCAGCTTTTCATGGTTGAAGTCGGCAATTTCCATTTTCATTACATTTTCCACACGTACAATAATAAGTACAATTGAGAGTAAGAAAGTTATAAACGTCCCATTTTGCAAATGAGGCATAAAACATCTGTCTTTCACTATCCGCATGCGCATGCAAACGTGTGAAAGATCAAGAATAGAGTTATACATACATTCATTAAaaccaagaaaagaaaatagataATCCTATTTGGACTTTCTAGCTAGTTAATTATAGTcccctaaaaattaaaaatatttcctATTTTCAACAAGGAAAAGGGTGCCCCATTTGAACTATCCCTTGaccaaatttttaatttggGTCGGTGTTAAATCCCTAAACTCATCGTCCATTGATTCTCTCCTAGCTCTCTACAACTTGTGAGAATGAGAACTCGTTCTTTTCCAATCCACCAAATGCCGCAAAAATTCCCCAAcctatatatatacaataataGATGAAAATAATTACATCGccaattttatataattttaatataaattaaattaaataaagatcATTGCTTGAATTTCTTACCTCAGATGGATCTTGCAAAGTGTATGAAGCGTTGGTTTCTTTTGGAATTTTAGAGACAAGAATTCCACTCCCTTGGCCcctattgcttaaaacctataTTATTAATACATCCAAAGTCACAAGTTAgtataacataatataatagtaattaataattatttttaacaaGATAGCAAGTGAAGTGATGACATTTTTACCTTGAAAGCATCTTCGTCAGTTCGATCATCACCAATATAAATTGGAAATACGTTGTTAGAATTTGCAaaacctataaataaataaataaataaaagttagttAGGATATCatgaaatataatatatataattttaattagttaTCAAATTAAGAAAGACTTCTTTTGCATGAAAATTAACTTACCAAGTGACTCTAATAAAAATTCAAGAGCCCTTCCCTTGTCCCATTTAATGGTTGGTCGAATCTCCAACACTTTTCTCCCTTGTGTTAGCTTTAGCTTTGGGTACTCATTCAACACTAAGCTTACTTGTTCAGCCAATGCTGCCCAActctaaaacaaattaataaaagaaaaaatggttaGAAATTACTTAGCtatataaaaaacattttttttatttttttttataaaaagtatatattattatacccatcaatttttaaaaataaaagtatatatcCATGAATTAACGTGTTTAGTACTGTCCAAAATATAATTAACGTGTTTAGTGCGTGTGGTGCGTATATTTGCTTGCTAagcatttaattaattaaattttctaaTTATTGTTTTGTTGACCGTTGTTGTTACCTTTTCGGCAACACGGCGAAAATGTACAGATAAACAAAACTTGTTATTTTCCACCATAGCCCCTGGAACACACTTTGTTTTTTCCACCAAGATTTTATAAACCTGAcccatatataaaaaaacaaagaaaaattaggCACATAGAAAATCACATACCTAATAATTGGAATATAGATTCAATTTGGTGGTATAATTGTaaataatcataaataattaaaattaacgaACCTCATTTATCATGGGCAAGAATTCATTAGCAGGCTGCAAAAGTACCCCATCATTATTACCCTGAAATAATACATGCACgaaattagtaaaataaaaataaaaataaaaatactaataatCTTAGACGCAATAATTTGGTTAGAGAAAATTATTTCTCACTTTCTTAGTGCTTCTCCTATTTGTTGGTCCCTTAATATCCATCCCATGACTTCCAGCATAGTATAATTCTGACAACCTTACAAAGCTAAATAgctacaaaacaaaaattataaacaaaatccaaattagtatacatatatatatatacacaacataaaaaatgtttatttttttaataagaaaaatggtgaaattattttcataaaataatataCCTTGTCTAAACACCTTCCACTAACGATGGCTGTGGGGAAATGCTTTGCTATATCCTTCAAAGTCGCTCTCAtctaatttaattatataaaaaaaaaatagttatattcTATTCTATGAATTTATGAATTAGTATGAAATTAGAATCAAACGTGAGAGAAAAGGGTAAAATTGTAAACCTTTTTACTCATGAAAGCTCTATCTGGATCTGTAACAATTGGAGATAGAGTTCCATCATAATCAAGAAAAACTACGATTTGTTTCCCATTTGAattgtacattatttgattaaaCATGTTTAACGCCGACGGATGGAAAAGCTGCAAATTACAGTTTGAAAAGGACAAATCAGTCAAATAATTGTTACGAACGAACATAACataccataaataaatatcatcaTTCGTTCTAAATTGCGGTATGTATTAGTCTCAGTCGCATATATCTGCATCTACATAATCTGAGAATCACAATTGTGACAACAACCGCAATTTAGAACATAGTTTTGTGTAtactaattaaataataatgctTACGGTCCAGTGAGTTTGGTCCCGATTTTCAGAACCGTGTTTGGTTCGTGCAGGAGAAGAAGCTCTCATGGAATCAATCCATGAGTTAACTTTAGTTGTTGTTCCTTTGCCGTTATTATCTTCCAAAGGTTTAATGAAATTGTTTTTGGGCTGAGCCAATATTCCATCAAACCAAGCCATTAATTCTGGT
It contains:
- the LOC123909093 gene encoding probable trehalose-phosphate phosphatase C, translating into MTNQNVLGKSRLNERLMELAMSISNSNVLPRTSVPELMAWFDGILAQPKNNFIKPLEDNNGKGTTTKVNSWIDSMRASSPARTKHGSENRDQTHWTLFHPSALNMFNQIMYNSNGKQIVVFLDYDGTLSPIVTDPDRAFMSKKMRATLKDIAKHFPTAIVSGRCLDKLFSFVRLSELYYAGSHGMDIKGPTNRRSTKKGNNDGVLLQPANEFLPMINEVYKILVEKTKCVPGAMVENNKFCLSVHFRRVAEKSWAALAEQVSLVLNEYPKLKLTQGRKVLEIRPTIKWDKGRALEFLLESLGFANSNNVFPIYIGDDRTDEDAFKVLSNRGQGSGILVSKIPKETNASYTLQDPSEVGEFLRHLVDWKRTSSHSHKL